Proteins encoded by one window of Chromobacterium violaceum ATCC 12472:
- a CDS encoding T6SS phospholipase effector Tle1-like catalytic domain-containing protein, with translation MQDWSDSSFETQMQAAQKRQELHPLLAGCPTCEQKPWISVFFDGTGNNGEIDADKKKWSNIYRLFQGHADDQTRGIFPIYIPGPGTPLSVSNAGWLSKLRDSGALGGGFGLGMDARMDKAFKLFSRNLADCQRVSRIDIAIFGFSRGATLARAWINLLLKECIWEKGKPHWRMLNAKNGVSAEICIRYVGLFDTVESVGMVAKNWSPSQCMTLPNVVERCVHYVSAHELRGAFPLTTVADTAGAPPGEERVWPGMHSDVGGGYRPNEQGRFDTLSRLPLNAMRLDAYLAGVPFLSPAELKGNMVENKHVFDYFEYDAELKNLYDHYKSQISDASSDLDRTIISHMKLYYGWMKLRQDGDIDSLYGKVREERADLAKELENELSDQRKYLRKIPFENLSRKENVEWARLKISDFRKYREKLESARETYGKNFRPYELNSRQLTYWDAWEKSVVPDEKITKFFDFYVHDSRAGFTFNSGDYLEPREVLERKVCSVEPARRGKQIAASNIGVDHQ, from the coding sequence ATGCAGGATTGGAGCGATAGTTCATTTGAGACGCAAATGCAAGCAGCGCAAAAACGACAGGAGCTTCATCCCTTGCTTGCTGGCTGCCCAACTTGCGAGCAGAAACCTTGGATAAGTGTATTTTTTGATGGAACGGGTAATAATGGAGAGATAGATGCAGATAAAAAGAAATGGTCGAATATTTATCGATTATTTCAGGGGCATGCTGACGATCAAACCCGTGGTATTTTCCCTATCTATATCCCTGGCCCAGGAACTCCTTTATCTGTAAGTAATGCAGGCTGGCTCTCAAAATTGCGTGATAGTGGTGCTCTGGGAGGCGGGTTTGGATTAGGCATGGATGCTCGAATGGATAAAGCATTCAAACTTTTTTCTAGGAACTTAGCAGATTGTCAGCGTGTCAGCAGAATAGATATAGCTATTTTTGGATTTTCTCGTGGGGCAACACTTGCAAGAGCATGGATTAATCTTCTACTAAAAGAATGTATATGGGAGAAAGGGAAACCCCATTGGCGCATGTTAAATGCAAAAAATGGAGTGTCGGCTGAAATTTGTATTCGCTATGTTGGTTTGTTTGATACGGTTGAATCAGTAGGAATGGTTGCCAAAAATTGGTCGCCATCACAATGCATGACGTTGCCAAATGTTGTGGAGCGTTGTGTTCATTATGTTTCGGCCCATGAACTACGTGGAGCATTTCCTCTGACGACGGTGGCGGATACTGCAGGTGCTCCCCCTGGAGAGGAGCGAGTATGGCCGGGGATGCATTCTGATGTCGGCGGTGGATATCGTCCAAATGAACAAGGGCGATTTGATACTTTATCACGCCTTCCATTGAATGCAATGCGTCTAGATGCATACTTGGCAGGAGTACCCTTCTTATCGCCAGCAGAGTTAAAAGGTAACATGGTCGAAAACAAACATGTTTTTGATTATTTTGAGTACGATGCTGAACTAAAAAATCTATACGATCATTATAAAAGTCAAATCAGTGATGCTAGTAGTGATTTGGATCGTACTATTATATCGCATATGAAGTTGTACTATGGTTGGATGAAATTGCGCCAAGATGGCGATATCGATTCGCTATATGGGAAAGTTAGAGAAGAGCGCGCTGACTTGGCAAAAGAGCTAGAAAATGAGTTAAGCGATCAGCGTAAATATTTACGGAAAATCCCATTTGAAAATCTTAGCAGAAAAGAGAATGTTGAATGGGCAAGGTTGAAGATTTCTGATTTTAGAAAATATCGAGAAAAATTAGAGTCTGCCCGTGAGACGTATGGGAAAAATTTCCGACCGTATGAGTTAAACTCGCGGCAGCTGACTTATTGGGATGCATGGGAGAAATCAGTAGTGCCTGATGAAAAAATAACTAAGTTTTTTGATTTCTACGTACATGATTCACGAGCTGGCTTTACTTTCAATAGTGGGGATTATTTGGAACCCAGGGAAGTGCTGGAGCGTAAGGTTTGCAGCGTTGAGCCGGCTCGTAGAGGTAAACAAATAGCTGCCTCAAATATTGGCGTAGATCATCAGTGA
- a CDS encoding type VI secretion system Vgr family protein, protein MDLNSLLSSFASAFNQEQRLLTLELGTGQIAAEQLLPLSLDGEEGVSRAYRYTVTCLSPDGHIELKTLLGQPARIGIQDADGDETIRCGMVSQARLAGADGGFARYELTIEPPFALLRHRKTSRVFQDLSVPDIVKQILAEHQAANPAFARAQTLDIQVRPAPPRSYTLQYRESDFDFIVRLLHEEGYAWRFVHLDEVTERGSEASRGNSPQVELAVFDDAHSLPAAKLERVRFHRSDATEEEDGLTEWQAAHQIVPGGTTLVSYDYKPVYSQQNRDDSHIDQGQTGQALQSSLTQYDAPGLYYAGDEEQLGRYAQLRQQANDLQAKSFSGSGSVRGLLPGDWFRLDDHPAHDGDAAENREFVVTGQSFQVRNNLPQDLAQHIGTESDATPFATSIQAQRRGIPLTPAYAGTELAKPTSLGVQTATVVGPAGEEVHTDQHGRIKVQFHWQRPDEHPTIGASLDDKSSCWLRVAMPSAGAGWGHQFIPRIGQEVLVDFIEGDIDRPVITGVLYNGSHPTPDFSGAGSLPANKTLSGIKSKEHQGGGYNELLFDDTPGEVRAKLSSEPGKTQLNQGYLAHPRSNGKAQPRGDGFELRTDHHGAIRAAHGLLLTTEVQNGASGKQLAREHAQSQLDAALSLSQALAETASGQLADTMETGPEEIGPDNAKAGKKSDGHLQHHADALKAWEAGSNTDKDGKTAKDQAGQQPLLVLSAPAGIAALTEQSHTVSAGQNLNLVAQRDANHTTGRRWIHNVGQHISLFVAGVKDKVALKLIAAKGKVQAQSDAMELTADKDVAITSVKQKVQFNGKQEILLTSGGAYVRIKDGKIELHAPGTVSFKGASHDWSGPASTNLPFPTLPQGDTPSCQLAAIQHKSGMTKK, encoded by the coding sequence ATGGACCTTAACAGCCTCCTCTCCAGCTTCGCCTCCGCCTTCAATCAAGAGCAGCGCCTGCTCACTCTGGAGCTGGGCACCGGCCAGATCGCCGCCGAGCAGCTGCTGCCGCTGAGCCTGGACGGCGAGGAAGGCGTCTCCCGCGCCTACCGCTACACCGTCACCTGCCTGTCGCCGGATGGCCATATCGAGCTCAAGACGCTGTTGGGCCAGCCGGCCCGCATCGGCATCCAGGACGCCGATGGCGACGAAACCATTCGTTGCGGCATGGTCAGCCAGGCCAGGCTGGCGGGAGCGGACGGCGGCTTCGCCAGATACGAGCTGACCATCGAGCCGCCGTTCGCGCTGCTGCGCCACCGCAAGACCTCCCGCGTGTTCCAGGACCTGTCGGTGCCGGACATCGTCAAGCAAATCCTGGCCGAGCATCAGGCCGCCAACCCCGCCTTCGCCCGGGCGCAGACGCTGGACATCCAGGTGCGGCCAGCCCCGCCGCGCAGCTACACGCTGCAGTATCGCGAGAGCGATTTCGATTTCATCGTCCGGCTGCTGCATGAGGAAGGCTACGCCTGGCGCTTCGTCCATCTGGATGAAGTGACCGAGCGAGGTAGCGAAGCGTCGCGAGGAAATAGCCCGCAGGTGGAACTGGCTGTGTTTGACGACGCCCACAGCCTGCCGGCGGCCAAACTGGAACGGGTGCGCTTCCACCGCAGCGACGCGACGGAAGAAGAGGACGGCCTCACCGAATGGCAAGCTGCGCACCAGATCGTGCCTGGCGGCACTACCTTGGTCAGCTACGATTACAAACCGGTCTACAGCCAGCAAAACCGCGACGATAGCCATATCGATCAAGGCCAGACCGGCCAGGCGCTGCAAAGCAGCCTCACGCAATACGATGCGCCGGGCCTCTACTACGCCGGCGACGAAGAACAGCTGGGCCGCTACGCCCAGCTGCGGCAGCAGGCCAACGACCTGCAGGCCAAATCCTTCAGCGGCAGCGGATCGGTGCGCGGGCTGCTGCCGGGCGATTGGTTCCGTCTGGATGACCATCCCGCGCATGACGGCGATGCGGCGGAGAACCGGGAATTCGTCGTCACCGGCCAAAGCTTCCAGGTCCGCAATAATTTGCCGCAGGATCTGGCGCAGCATATTGGAACGGAGTCCGATGCCACTCCATTTGCCACCTCCATCCAGGCCCAGCGCCGCGGCATCCCGCTGACCCCAGCCTACGCCGGTACTGAACTGGCCAAGCCGACCAGCCTCGGCGTGCAGACCGCCACCGTGGTCGGCCCCGCCGGCGAGGAAGTCCACACCGACCAACATGGCCGCATCAAGGTGCAGTTCCACTGGCAGCGGCCGGACGAACACCCGACCATCGGCGCCAGCCTCGACGACAAATCCTCCTGCTGGCTGCGCGTCGCCATGCCCAGCGCCGGCGCCGGCTGGGGCCACCAGTTCATCCCGCGCATCGGCCAGGAAGTGCTGGTCGACTTCATCGAAGGCGACATCGACCGCCCGGTGATCACCGGCGTCTTGTACAACGGCAGCCACCCCACGCCCGACTTCAGCGGCGCCGGCAGCCTGCCGGCCAACAAGACCCTGTCCGGCATCAAGTCGAAAGAACACCAGGGCGGCGGCTACAACGAGCTGCTGTTCGACGACACCCCCGGCGAAGTGCGCGCCAAGCTCAGCAGCGAGCCGGGCAAGACCCAGCTCAACCAGGGCTACCTCGCCCACCCGCGCAGCAACGGCAAGGCCCAGCCGCGCGGCGACGGCTTCGAGCTCAGAACCGACCACCACGGCGCCATCCGCGCCGCCCACGGCCTGCTGCTCACCACCGAAGTGCAGAACGGCGCATCCGGCAAACAGCTGGCGCGCGAGCACGCGCAGAGCCAGCTCGACGCCGCCTTGAGCCTCTCGCAAGCCTTGGCCGAAACCGCCAGCGGCCAACTGGCCGACACCATGGAAACCGGGCCCGAGGAAATCGGCCCGGACAATGCCAAAGCCGGCAAGAAGAGCGACGGCCACCTGCAGCACCACGCCGACGCGCTGAAAGCCTGGGAAGCGGGATCGAACACCGACAAGGATGGCAAGACCGCCAAGGATCAAGCGGGACAGCAGCCGCTGCTGGTGCTGTCCGCCCCCGCCGGCATCGCCGCCCTCACCGAACAAAGCCACACCGTCTCCGCCGGCCAGAACCTGAACCTGGTGGCCCAGCGCGACGCCAACCACACCACGGGACGGCGCTGGATTCACAACGTGGGCCAGCACATCAGCCTGTTCGTAGCGGGAGTGAAGGACAAGGTGGCGCTGAAGCTGATCGCGGCGAAGGGCAAGGTGCAGGCGCAGAGCGACGCGATGGAGCTGACGGCGGATAAGGATGTCGCCATCACCTCGGTCAAACAGAAAGTCCAGTTCAACGGCAAACAGGAAATCCTGCTGACCAGCGGCGGTGCCTATGTGCGGATCAAGGATGGCAAGATCGAGCTGCATGCGCCGGGCACCGTCAGCTTCAAGGGGGCCAGCCATGATTGGAGTGGGCCGGCGAGTACCAACTTGCCCTTCCCAACTTTGCCTCAGGGTGATACGCCAAGTTGTCAGCTGGCGGCAATACAGCACAAATCAGGCATGACGAAAAAATGA
- a CDS encoding DUF4123 domain-containing protein, whose amino-acid sequence MMSAFRLLVESRLQTLQQGNRAYLLLDGSVLNRKQRKLFSLLPLFADTGLSSVIEDGPQWLDVDTLSDTRWAVLEALLSNFPQPLQLVLSKHELSDLNAHYQRQLDGFDVGNKQLIWFHFYQATVLPILHRELPDEYRAVLFGPVAEWWVLDRGNEWQKLTGDNAGMVINPYRHPFHGEVFPLSAELAQALNDERLTDDVYQWLRHHLPDTLPKIQWHALARIQEMVEYARAAYALTDINAILSWCILAMLTVEDVDQKIPEIAQRMHEAGSGEGVPVNWLTYGLSDPAKVKLEEFFQARKQALM is encoded by the coding sequence ATGATGAGCGCGTTTAGATTACTGGTAGAGAGCCGGCTTCAAACTCTACAGCAAGGTAACCGTGCATACCTGTTGCTGGATGGTAGTGTATTAAATCGCAAGCAACGTAAGTTATTCTCTTTATTGCCATTATTTGCAGACACCGGCTTATCCTCTGTGATTGAAGATGGGCCGCAATGGCTGGATGTGGATACGTTGAGCGATACCCGCTGGGCGGTATTGGAAGCTTTGCTTAGCAACTTTCCGCAGCCACTGCAATTGGTATTGAGTAAGCATGAATTGTCTGATTTGAATGCTCATTATCAACGCCAGCTGGATGGCTTTGATGTTGGCAATAAGCAGCTCATTTGGTTTCATTTTTACCAGGCTACTGTTCTGCCTATATTGCATCGGGAATTGCCCGATGAGTATCGTGCTGTCTTATTTGGTCCAGTTGCCGAATGGTGGGTGCTGGATCGAGGCAATGAATGGCAAAAATTGACAGGTGATAATGCAGGTATGGTGATTAATCCATATCGCCATCCATTTCATGGGGAGGTATTTCCCCTTTCAGCAGAGTTGGCACAGGCTTTGAATGATGAAAGGCTGACAGATGATGTTTATCAGTGGCTGAGGCATCATTTACCTGATACCTTACCAAAAATCCAATGGCATGCATTGGCGCGGATACAGGAAATGGTTGAGTATGCTAGAGCTGCCTACGCCTTAACAGATATCAATGCCATTTTATCATGGTGCATTTTAGCTATGCTGACGGTGGAGGATGTGGATCAAAAGATCCCTGAAATAGCTCAAAGAATGCATGAGGCTGGGTCTGGAGAGGGTGTTCCGGTTAACTGGTTGACTTATGGTTTGTCTGATCCGGCCAAAGTCAAATTGGAAGAATTTTTTCAAGCTAGAAAGCAAGCGCTGATGTAA